In Luteimonas galliterrae, the sequence CACGCACGATGTCGCCGAAGGATTGCGCATGGCCTCGCGGCGTCCGCCCGACGTGGTCCTGGTCAACATGGATCAGGATGCCGCCCGCATCGTGCGCGAAGTCAAGCAGCGCCAACCCCATGCCCGCGTGATCGCCCTTTTGCCGAGCAGCGATCCCGGCGTGGCGCGAACGCTGCGCAACGCCGGCGCGGACGAACTGGTGTTCGGCGTGTTGCGCGCCGCGACGCTCGTGGACGCGATCTTCAGGCAAGTCACGCGGTAAGCCGCAGGCAGCGCGCGGTCGCGGCACGCGCCCGGCTAGTCGTGCGCGTGCGCCGGTGCCGGGCCGCCGGCTCCGCTCTCGAGCCTATCCAGGAAATCCACTGCGCGGCGCAGGTGGGGAATCACGATGCTGCCGCCGACCACCAGGCCCACCGAGAACGCCTCGAACATCTCGTCGCGGTTCACGCCGGCTTCCCGGCACTGCGCGACGTGGTAGCTGATGCAATCGTCGCAGCGCAGCACCAGCGATGCCACCAGGCCGAGCAGCTCCTTGGTCTTCACGTCCAGCGCGCCCGCCTGGTAGGTCTGCGTATCCAGCGCGAAGAAGCGCCGCACCACTTGGTTGGGTTCGGCCAGGATGCGCTCGTTCATGCGCTTGCGGAACGCGGTGAACTCGCCTACTCGGTCGCTCTCGCTCCGGGCGACGCGGTCCTTTTCGCCCTGCTCGCCGACGCTCATTCGGAAGCCCCGGCCAGCAGCGGTTCTAGCTTGCCGGCGCGGTGCAGCGCCATCATGTCGTCGTATCCGCCGACGTGGGTCTGGCCGATGAAGATCTGCGGCACCGTGGTGCGGCGGGTCAGCGCCATCATCTTCTCGCGCTGGGACGGGTCGGTATCGATCCGCACTTCGTTCCAGCTCAAGCCCTTGCTCTTGAGGAAATTCTTGGCGGCGACGCAGTAGGCGCAGATCGCGGAAGTGTAGACGGTGATTTCGGGTTGCTGGCTCAAGACGGAACTCCGGTGCAACTTGTCGGCGGGTCTGCGGTCAATATGGGTCGCGTATCGCCGATTTTCCACCCCTGCGGCCCGCGAAACCGGGAGTTAACGCCCGATTCACGCCGTGGACGACGGCGCCCGGCATCCTGCTGCACACTGTGTTGCGCCAACGTGGAGTCAACGTGCGACCGATCCTGCCCCTGGCCGCTGCTTTCACCTTCCTGCTCGCCTGCGGCCTGGCGCCGGCGCAGGAGTCGCGGCTGCCGGACATCGGTTCGTCCGCCGGCGAGGTGATCAGCCCCGCGCAGCAGGAAGAATACGGCGCGATGACGCTCAGCCAGCTGCGCCATTACGGCTATGTGCTGGAAGACCCGTTGATCGACAGCTGGCTCAAGTCGATGGGCGGCCGCCTGGCCGCGAACAGCGAACAGCCGCGCCAGCCTTTCACTTTCTTCATGCTGCGCGACCGCCAGATCAACGCATTCGCCACGCTCGGCGGCTACATAGGCGTCAATGCCGGCCTGGTGCTGACCGCGCGCAGCGAGGACGAAGTGGCCGGCGTGCTGTCGCACGAAATCGCCCACGTCACCCAATCGCACGTGCTGCGCGCGGTGGAACGCGCCAAGCGCGACAGCGTGCCGATATTGTTGGCGATGCTGGGCGCGATCGCGGTGGCGCAGGCCAGCGGCGGCAATTCCAGCGACGATGCCACCATGGCCGCGGTAATGTCGGCGCAGGGCCTGATCGCGCAACGCCAGATCGACTACACGCGCAGCAACGAAGCCGAGGCCGACCGCATCGGCATCCGCACCTTGTCGCGCACCGGCTACGACCCCGATGGCATGGCTTCGTTCTTCGAACGCATGCAGGCCGCCAGCCGCGGCAACCAGGGCGGCGACCGCGACCGCGCGCCGGATTACCTGCTCACCCACCCGGTCACCTCGCTGCGCATCACCGAAGCGCGCGACCGCGCCGCCAAGCTGCCCAAACCCGTCCTCGCCAGCGCCGACACCGGCACGCTCAGCAACAACCCGCTGCTGCCGGGCAGCCTGCGCCTGCCGACGGCGCAAGCGCGCGGCGCGACCGGCCAGTTCGATTGGGCGCGCGAGCGCCTGCGCGCGCTCAGCGCCAATACGCCGGCCGCCGCCATCGCCGAATACGACCGCATCGCCCGCGGCCAGGGCAGCGGGCTCAACGATGCGCAGCGTTACGGCCTGGCGGTGGCCAAGCTCGAAGCCGGCCAGGGCAAGGCCGCCCAGGCCGACCTGACGCCGCTGCTGCAGAAACATCCCGGCGATCTGTGGCTGACCCTGGCGATCGCCGAAGCCGAGGCCCGCAGCGGCAATGCCGCGGCCGCCGAAGCGCGCTTCGAAACCCTGATCGCACGCATGCCCAACAACCGCGCGGTCGTGCTGACCTACGCCAAGGTGCTGGGCGAGCGCAATACGCCCGCGACGGGCAAACGGGCCCAGGCCGTGCTGCGGCCGCTACTGGCCAATTCCGGGGATGATCCGGTCTTCCAGCAAACTTTCGCGCGCGCCAGCGAAATCGCCGGCGACCCTATCCGCGCCGGCGAGGCCTATGCCGAAGCCGCCTATCTGAACGGGCGGCCGGAACAGGCTCTGATCCAGCTCAACACCCTGAAAAAGCGCCCGGAACTGGACTATTACGCACGGGCCCGCATCGACGCCCGCATCGCCGCGATCACCCCGACGGTGCTGGAACTGCGCCGGCAGGGCGTCAAGGACGAGGTGCTGGAGCGCGGATCCCGGCTCAAGGAAGACGATCGGTTCGATGGACCCACCACCCATCTGCGCAGCTCGCCCTGGATGGAATGAGTCACGGTCACGAGACCGTCATAAAACCGTAGTCTACTGGTCCGGCACCCCTCGCAAAGGACGCCCGCGGGCGCCTCGGACCGCAATGCAGAAGAAGATCCTGATCGTCGACGACGAACCGGCCATCCGCGACATGGTGGCCTTCGCCCTGCGCAAGGGCGAGTTCGATCCGATCCATGCCGGCGACGCCCGCGAGGCGCAGTCGGCCATCGCCGACCATGTGCCCGACCTGATCCTGCTCGACTGGATGCTGCCCGGCACCAGCGGCCTGGAACTGGCGCGGCGCTGGCGCAAGGATCCGCTGACCCGCGAGATCCCGATCATCATGCTCACCGCGCGCGGCGAGGAGAACGACCGCGTCGGCGGGCTCGAAGCCGGCGTCGACGACTACGTGGTGAAGCCCTTTTCGGCGCGCGAATTGCTGGCCCGCATCCGCGCGGTCATGCGCCGCTCGCGCGAGGACGACGAGGACGGCAGCGTCGCGATCGGCGCGCTGCGCATCGACGGCGCCGCGCACCGGGTGTTCGCCGAAAACGCCGGCACGCCCGCGCCGGTGCCGATCGGTCCCACCGAATACCGCCTGCTGCATTTCTTCATGACCCACCCCGAACGTGTCTACACGCGCTCGCAGCTGCTCGACCATGTCTGGGGCGGCAGCGTTTATGTCGAAGAACGCACCGTCGACGTGCACATCCGCCGCCTGCGCAAGACGCTCGAACCGCACCAGCTGGACGGCATGGTGCAGACCGTGCGCGGTGCCGGTTACCGGTTCTCGGCGGCGCTGTGAGGCTCGGGATTTGGGATTGGGGATTCGGGATTGGTAAAAAACCATCATCGGCGACTCGGAATATGATCCCTGGCTACACTCGCTGTTCCGAATCCTTAATCCCCAATCCCTAATCTCGAAACCATGCCTCCCCGCGCCCAAAACGCCTGGCTCAGGACCATCGGCGCCCTCGCGGCGCTGCTGGCCGCGGCCGTCGTCGTCGGCCTGACGATCGGGCAAGTCTGGCCGGTGCTCGCCGTCACGGCGCTGGGCATCGTCGCCTGGCATTACTGGCGGCTCCGCGGCGTGCTGACGCGATTGACCGCACGCCAGCGCCTGTCGCCGCCGCAGGGCGAAGGCATCTGGAACGAACTCGACCGCCTGCTCCACCGCGGCCAAGCCGAAATGCGCAGCCGCAAGCGGCGCCTGGTGGACATGCTGCGCGCCTACCGCGCCGCCGCCGCCGCGCTGCCGGATGCGGTCGTGGTGGTGGAACGCAACAGCCAGCGCGTGCAATGGTTCAACGAGGCCGCGACCGCGCTGCTGGGTCTGGAGTATCCCAACGACATCGGCGCGCCGATCGGCGACCGCCTGCACAGCCTGCCGATGTCGCGCTGGCTGGCCCAGGGCCGCAACGCCGAACCGCTGATGGACGCGCCTTCGCCGGTAAGCCCTGAAACCCGCATCAACCTGCGGCTGATCCCGTATTCGGAAGAACTGTGGCTGCTGGTGGCGCGCGACGTCAGCAAACTGATGCGGTTGGAACAGGTGCGCCGCGACTTCGTCGCCAACGTCTCGCACGAGCTGCGCACGCCGCTGACCGTGGTCCACGGCTATCTCGAGATGCTCGATCCCGCCGAAAAGCCGGAATGGGCGCCGATGCTGGCGGAAATGCAGCGCCAATCGCAACGCATGACCCAATTGGTCGAGGACTTGCTGACATTGTCACGTTTGGAGGCGCAGGATCGGCTTCCCGACGAAAGCGTGGCGATGTCGCCGATGATGACCACCCTCAAACGCGAGGCCGAAGCGCTGAGCCAGCAGCGCCACCAGATCGTGGTCGAGGATACGACCCAGTTGGATTTGTGGGGCTCGACCAAGGAACTGCACAGCGCCTTCTCCAACCTGGTCAGCAATGCGGTGCGCTACACCCCGGCCGGCGGCAGCATCGGCATCCGCTTCGAGCGCGACGGCGACGGCGCGGTGCTGCGCGTCAGCGACACCGGCTACGGCATACCGGCCGCGCACTTGCCGCGCATCACCGAACGCTTCTACCGGGTTTCCACCAGCCGCACCCGCGAGAGCGGCGGCACCGGGCTGGGACTGTCCATCGTCAAGCATGTGCTCAACCTGCACCAGGCCCGGCTCGAGATCCAAAGCGAGGTCGGGCGCGGCAGCACCTTCTCCTGTCACTTCGGCGCCGAGCGCGTGCATCCGCGCGACCACGCCGCACCTCCCTTATTGGCGACCGGAAAATGAACGCGCAAATCGACCTGCAGCCTCCGAGCACCGATCACGAAGCGCTGCGCGACCCGGCGCTGTACTTCAACCGCGAGCTGTCGCAGCTGGACTTCAATTTCCGCGTGCTGGCGCAGGCGCAGGACGCGCAGGTACCGCTGCTGGAACGGTTGCGCTACCTGTGCATCTCCTGCACCAATCTCGACGAGTTCTTCGAGATCCGCGCCGCTACCGTGCGCCATGCGCAGGATTTCGGCATCGTGCCGGCGCAGGACGGCCTGGCCCCGGCCACGGTACTCAAGCAGATCCACGATCGCGCCGCGTCGCTGGTCGAAGCGCAATACCGCTGCTGGAACGAAGCGCTGCGCCCGGCATTGACCGATGCCGGCATCCGCGTGCTCGGCCGCAATTCCTGGGACGCGAAGCAGTCGCGCTGGCTGCGCGCGTATTTCCGCGACGAGATCATGCCGGTGCTGTCGCCGCTCGGGTTGGATCCGGCGCATCCTTTCCCCAAGATCCTCAACAAATCGCTGAACATCGTCGTGGTGCTGGAAGGCAAGGATGCGTTCGGCCGCGCCGGCCACCTGGCGATCGTGCGCGCGCCTCGTTCGCTGTCGCGCATCATCCAGTTGCCGCAGGAAGTCTCCGGCGGCGACAACGATTTCGTGCTGCTGTCCTCGGTGCTGTCGGCGTTCGTCGAGGAACTGTTCCCGGGCATGGAGGTCAAGGGCGCCTATCAGTTCCGCGTGACCCGCAACTCCGAACTCATCGTCGACGAAGACGAAGTCGAGAACCTGGCGCTGGCGCTGCGCGACGAGCTGGTCGGGCGCGGTTATCTGCGCGCGATGCGGCTCGAGATCGCACAGGACTGTCCGGCGCCGATCGTACGCATGCTGCTGGAGAATTTCGACCTGCCGGAGAACGCGGTCTACCGCATCGACGGCCCGGTCAACCTCAACCGCGTGATCCAGATCTACGACCTGGTGCAGCGCCCGGACGTGAAGTTCGCGCCTTTCCAGCCGCGCATGCTCTCGGGCAGCGAATCGCTGTTCGAGCGCGTCTCGGCCGGCGATGTGATGCTGCACCACCCCTACGATTCGTTCGTGCCGGTGCTGGAGCTGGTCAAGCAAGCCGCCAACGACCCGGGCGTGCTGGCGATCAAGCAGACGCTGTACCGCACCGGCCGCGAATCGCAGATCGTGGAGCACTTGGTCCAGGCGGCGCGCAACGGCAAGGACGTCACGGTCGTGGTCGAGTTGCGCGCGCGCTTCGACGAGGAAGCCAATCTCGCGTTCGCCGACAGGCTGCAGGAAGCCGGCGTGCAGGTGGTATACGGCGTGGTCGGCTACAAGACCCACGCCAAGATGCTGCTGATCGTGCGCCGCGAAGGCCGCAAGCTGCGCCGCTACGTGCACATGGGCACCGGCAACTACCATAGCGGCACGGCGCGCGCCTACACCGACATCAGCCTGATCACGGCCGACCCGGACATCGGCAGCGACGTGCACCAGATATTCCAGCAGATCTCCGGCCTGGCGCCGGCCATCAAGCTCAAACGCCTGCTGCAATCGCCGTTCACGCTGCATGCCGGCGTGCTGGAACGGATCGAGCGCGAAACGCAACATGCGCGCAGCGGCAAGTCAGGCCGCATCATCGCCAAGATGAACGCGCTCAACGAGCCGCAGGTGATCCGCGCGCTGTACGCGGCCTCGCAAGCCGGCGTGCAGATCGACCTGATCGTGCGCGGCGCGTGCACGTTGCGTCCCGGCGTGCCCGGCGTATCCGACAACATCCGGGTGCGCTCGATCGTCGGCCGTTTCCTCGAGCACAGCCGCGTCTACTGGTTCGGCAACGACGGCGACCCGGACTTGTTCTGCACCAGCGCCGACTGGCTGGAGCGCAACCTGCTGCGGCGCGTCGAAACCGCATTCCCGATACTCGACCCGGAACTGGCCAAGCGCGTCTACGACGAAGCGCTCGACAACTATCTCGTCGACAACCTCAACGCCTGGGAACTGCAATCCGACGGCGGCTACCGCAAGCTCCAGCCGCAGGATGGCGCGGCACCGCATTCGGCGCAGGCGGCGCTGCTCAACAGGATCTGCGGATGAGCGCGAGCGTCGCGCTCGCATCCGCGCTGGAAACGCCGTTGCAGGACGGCGACCTGCTCGCGGCGATCGATTTGGGCTCCAACAGTTTCCACATGGTGGTCGCGCGCTACACGCTCGGCCAGTTGCGCATCGTCGACCGGCTGCGCGAGATGGTGCGGCTGGCCGAAGGCCTGGACGGCAAGGGCGGCCTGAACGCCGAAGTGCGCCAGCGCTCGCTGGAATGCCTGGCCCGTTTCGGCCAACGCATCCGCGACATCCCGCCGCAACGCGTGCGGGCCGTGGCCACCAACACCGTGCGCCAGCTGTCGGCACCGCAGAA encodes:
- a CDS encoding carboxymuconolactone decarboxylase family protein; its protein translation is MSVGEQGEKDRVARSESDRVGEFTAFRKRMNERILAEPNQVVRRFFALDTQTYQAGALDVKTKELLGLVASLVLRCDDCISYHVAQCREAGVNRDEMFEAFSVGLVVGGSIVIPHLRRAVDFLDRLESGAGGPAPAHAHD
- the grxC gene encoding glutaredoxin 3, translating into MSQQPEITVYTSAICAYCVAAKNFLKSKGLSWNEVRIDTDPSQREKMMALTRRTTVPQIFIGQTHVGGYDDMMALHRAGKLEPLLAGASE
- a CDS encoding M48 family metalloprotease, encoding MRPILPLAAAFTFLLACGLAPAQESRLPDIGSSAGEVISPAQQEEYGAMTLSQLRHYGYVLEDPLIDSWLKSMGGRLAANSEQPRQPFTFFMLRDRQINAFATLGGYIGVNAGLVLTARSEDEVAGVLSHEIAHVTQSHVLRAVERAKRDSVPILLAMLGAIAVAQASGGNSSDDATMAAVMSAQGLIAQRQIDYTRSNEAEADRIGIRTLSRTGYDPDGMASFFERMQAASRGNQGGDRDRAPDYLLTHPVTSLRITEARDRAAKLPKPVLASADTGTLSNNPLLPGSLRLPTAQARGATGQFDWARERLRALSANTPAAAIAEYDRIARGQGSGLNDAQRYGLAVAKLEAGQGKAAQADLTPLLQKHPGDLWLTLAIAEAEARSGNAAAAEARFETLIARMPNNRAVVLTYAKVLGERNTPATGKRAQAVLRPLLANSGDDPVFQQTFARASEIAGDPIRAGEAYAEAAYLNGRPEQALIQLNTLKKRPELDYYARARIDARIAAITPTVLELRRQGVKDEVLERGSRLKEDDRFDGPTTHLRSSPWME
- the phoB gene encoding phosphate regulon transcriptional regulator PhoB, translated to MQKKILIVDDEPAIRDMVAFALRKGEFDPIHAGDAREAQSAIADHVPDLILLDWMLPGTSGLELARRWRKDPLTREIPIIMLTARGEENDRVGGLEAGVDDYVVKPFSARELLARIRAVMRRSREDDEDGSVAIGALRIDGAAHRVFAENAGTPAPVPIGPTEYRLLHFFMTHPERVYTRSQLLDHVWGGSVYVEERTVDVHIRRLRKTLEPHQLDGMVQTVRGAGYRFSAAL
- the phoR gene encoding phosphate regulon sensor histidine kinase PhoR, producing MPPRAQNAWLRTIGALAALLAAAVVVGLTIGQVWPVLAVTALGIVAWHYWRLRGVLTRLTARQRLSPPQGEGIWNELDRLLHRGQAEMRSRKRRLVDMLRAYRAAAAALPDAVVVVERNSQRVQWFNEAATALLGLEYPNDIGAPIGDRLHSLPMSRWLAQGRNAEPLMDAPSPVSPETRINLRLIPYSEELWLLVARDVSKLMRLEQVRRDFVANVSHELRTPLTVVHGYLEMLDPAEKPEWAPMLAEMQRQSQRMTQLVEDLLTLSRLEAQDRLPDESVAMSPMMTTLKREAEALSQQRHQIVVEDTTQLDLWGSTKELHSAFSNLVSNAVRYTPAGGSIGIRFERDGDGAVLRVSDTGYGIPAAHLPRITERFYRVSTSRTRESGGTGLGLSIVKHVLNLHQARLEIQSEVGRGSTFSCHFGAERVHPRDHAAPPLLATGK
- the ppk1 gene encoding polyphosphate kinase 1 encodes the protein MNAQIDLQPPSTDHEALRDPALYFNRELSQLDFNFRVLAQAQDAQVPLLERLRYLCISCTNLDEFFEIRAATVRHAQDFGIVPAQDGLAPATVLKQIHDRAASLVEAQYRCWNEALRPALTDAGIRVLGRNSWDAKQSRWLRAYFRDEIMPVLSPLGLDPAHPFPKILNKSLNIVVVLEGKDAFGRAGHLAIVRAPRSLSRIIQLPQEVSGGDNDFVLLSSVLSAFVEELFPGMEVKGAYQFRVTRNSELIVDEDEVENLALALRDELVGRGYLRAMRLEIAQDCPAPIVRMLLENFDLPENAVYRIDGPVNLNRVIQIYDLVQRPDVKFAPFQPRMLSGSESLFERVSAGDVMLHHPYDSFVPVLELVKQAANDPGVLAIKQTLYRTGRESQIVEHLVQAARNGKDVTVVVELRARFDEEANLAFADRLQEAGVQVVYGVVGYKTHAKMLLIVRREGRKLRRYVHMGTGNYHSGTARAYTDISLITADPDIGSDVHQIFQQISGLAPAIKLKRLLQSPFTLHAGVLERIERETQHARSGKSGRIIAKMNALNEPQVIRALYAASQAGVQIDLIVRGACTLRPGVPGVSDNIRVRSIVGRFLEHSRVYWFGNDGDPDLFCTSADWLERNLLRRVETAFPILDPELAKRVYDEALDNYLVDNLNAWELQSDGGYRKLQPQDGAAPHSAQAALLNRICG